The Scomber scombrus chromosome 22, fScoSco1.1, whole genome shotgun sequence genome has a window encoding:
- the kitlgb gene encoding kit ligand b has protein sequence MRKKIVKAPCLLLSLFTSLNLCSAKFGTPITDDVSKLSLLKQNIPSDYEIPVHYIPKEVAGTCWVVLNIYPLEQSLRKLANMFGTISSNKENIIVFIAMLKSLRFTFDHEELETAMQVFQCHYQEGSLMSGLYFDYIRDVLHAATQGNPGFSCKPPPCTNPQQTPGGQKDGREYSWSKRTPLFLTFIPIIACVVLIIWLFKSGKRLPVCSTENSEMAPSDMVPTVSISIPLQTLTHAADAQPAREAIPEHESG, from the exons ATGAGGAAAAAA ATCGTGAAAGCACCTTGTCTCCTCTTGAGTCTGTTCACAAGTTTGAATCTCTGCTCTGCAAAATTTGGGACACCCATAACTGATGATGTGAGCAAGCTGTCATTATTG AAGCAAAATATTCCCTCTGATTATGAGATCCCTGTTCATTACATTCCCAAAGAAGTG GCTGGCACGTGCTGGGTGGTGTTGAATATCTATCCTTTGGAGCAGAGTCTTCGGAAGCTGGCCAACATGTTTGGCACCATATCCTccaacaaagaaaatataattgTCTTCATTGCGATGCTGAAGAGCTTACGGTTCACATTTGACCACGAGGAACTA GAAACAGCGATGCAAGTCTTCCAGTGTCACTATCAGGAAGGAAGCTTAATGTCTGGTCTTTACTTTGACTACATCAGAGATGTTTTGCATGCTGCCACTCAAGGAAACCCCGGCTTCTCGTGCAAGCCGCCACCATGCACTAATCCACAGCAAACACCAG gGGGTCAAAAGGACGGTCGTGAATACAGCTGGTCGAAGAGAACTCCTCTGTTTCTGACATTCATTCCCATCATAGCTTGTGTTGTTCTTATCATATGGCTG ttCAAATCTGGAAAGCGTTTACCAGTTTGCAGCACTGAAAATAGCGAAATGGCACCTTCTGACATGGTCCCAACTGTGTCTATCTCCATCCCACTTCAAACACTCACCCACGCTGCTGATGCTCAGCCAGCGAGGGAGGCGATCCCTGAACACGAAAGTGGATGA
- the si:dkey-14d8.1 gene encoding zinc finger protein 768, producing the protein MEKRSDTAGVRGGLPLASLRLMASPLQLTYSYIWQVIRQRDVKQYGKVEEFVTMVTQTVPELMSFKQTAQLVLGLRARIILDLLHNEGPPDSRAIQTLINKLKVPASSGKDSEVDKSQTNFMVLVQNLQKNPTERKRFFKEVFPVQYGTKFDTALQALTAGLVCKLEQLLPVPNLSQLGAMISSEPSVLEACGGFIPEPGDLKTLLLHQQSKGILSVKATISSSVGDCVFSSLAFRPKATEPPPPPPPPPPPPESPKRLEVSFQDTSPASLSETEDLGMLSDDSDSPAAPASGPQGRGRYSDKTDNGSSAKKTSVTTTAPQDSLVQEKDSTQEESAMRREEGAPLPLPPTEKPDQQRLPLKPIPFKVVQMPIKAAPTLQNAGSTGTKDGQKPMTQRVTLHQWVSQIATNSLSLPALPPLPPARLNADDDMKPTIRRKKQIRPPSDRFTCGVCDKTFPYQSKLMDHERIHTGEKPFVCTACNKSFRTQAFLNNHLKTHSTARPYACGQCGKCFTKLQTLTKHMLAHSGQKPFYCNICNKGFTQSTYFKRHMECHTSQMTFPCKHCNKSFPTAFKLLNHERWHTRDRPHMCERCGKRFLVPSLLKRHMGYHIGDRQYLCSQCGKTFVYLSDLKRHQQDHVPKAKIPCPVCQKKFSSKYCLRVHLRIHTRERPYRCSICEKTFTQVGNLKVHIRLHTNERPFSCDVCGKTYKLASHLNVHKRTHTCKKPWTCDTCGKGFSVPGLLKKHEQLHTREANPDFSGKRRYRGKHKKHSLKRKYEEEDEGSDDY; encoded by the exons ATGGAGAAACGGTCCGACACTGCGG GTGTTAGAGGTGGTCTTCCCCTGGCTTCCCTCCGCTTGATGGCGTCCCCTCTGCAGCTGACATACTCGTACATATGGCAGGTCATAAGGCAGAGGGACGTGAAGCAGTATGGAAAGGTGGAGGAGTTTGTGACAATGGTGACGCAGACTGTTCCTGAACTCATGAGTTTCAAGCAGACTGCCCAGCTCGTCTTGGGGTTGAGGGCAAGG ATCATATTGGATTTGCTCCACAACGAGGGCCCCCCAGATTCTCGGGCTATTCAAACTCTCATAAATAAGCTGAAGGTTCCCGCGTCTTCAGGG AAGGACTCTGAAGTGGATAAATCTCAAACTAACTTTATGGTGCTGGTCCAGAATCTGCAGAAAAACCCCACTGAGAGGAAACGCTTCTTCAAG gaagTGTTCCCTGTCCAGTATGGCACGAAGTTCGACACAGCGCTTCAGGCTCTGACTGCAGGCCTGGTGTGCAAGCTGGAGCAACTTCTGCCTGTTCCCAATCTCTCCCAG CTTGGTGCCATGATCTCATCAGAGCCCAGTGTCCTAGAAGCGTGTGGAGGCTTCATCCCTGAACCTGGCGACTTGAAGACTCTCCTCCTGCACCAGCAATCCAAGGGAATACTTAGTGTTAAAG CAACCATCTCATCTTCAGTGGGCGACTGTGTGTTCTCTTCACTTGCCTTCCGGCCCAAAGCAACAgaaccaccaccacccccaccgccaccacccccacccccagaaTCACCGAAGCGATTAGAGGTCAGCTTCCAGGACACAAGCCCTGCCTCCCTCAGTGAAACCGAAGACTTGGGAATGTTGTCTGATGACTCTGACAGCCCAGCAGCTCCTGCCAGTGGACCACAGGGAAGAGGGCGATATAGTGACAAAACAGATAATGGAAGTTCTGCAAAGAAAACGAGTGTCACAACAACAGCTCCTCAGGACAGTCTGGTCCAGGAGAAGGATTCTACACAGGAGGAGTCCGCCATGAGAAGGGAAGAGGGAGcgccactaccactaccaccaaCAGAGAAACCGGACCAACAGCGGCTGCCCTTGAAACCAATCCCTTTCAAGGTAGTTCAAATGCCGATCAAAGCCGCTCCCACCTTACAGAATGCAGGCAGCACAGGAACAAAAGACGGCCAGAAGCCCATGACTCAGCGGGTCACACTGCATCAATGGGTGTCACAGATTGCCACTAAttcgctctctctccctgccttgCCACCACTTCCTCCAGCCAGGCTGAATGCAGACGATGACATGAAGCCAACCAtcagaagaaaaaagcaaattaGGCCTCCATCTGACAGGTTTACATGTGGCGTGTGCGATAAGACCTTCCCTTATCAGTCCAAACTAATGGACCACGAGCGTATTCACACCGGAGAGAAGCCTTTCGTGTGCACTGCATGCAACAAGAGTTTCCGAACACAGGCGTTCCTCAACAACCACCTGAAGACCCACAGCACAGCACGACCGTACGCTTGTGGCCAGTGCGGCAAGTGTTTCACCAAGTTGCAGACCCTAACGAAGCACATGCTCGCACACAGCGGCCAAAAGCCCTTCTATTGCAACATCTGCAACAAGGGTTTCACGCAGTCCACCTACTTCAAAAGACACATGGAGTGCCACACGAGCCAGATGACGTTTCCATGCAAGCACTGCAACAAAAGCTTCCCGACTGCTTTCAAGCTGTTAAACCACGAGCGCTGGCACACCAGGGATCGCCCTCACATGTGCGAGCGTTGCGGGAAGAGATTCCTCGTCCCCAGCTTGTTGAAGCGGCACATGGGCTATCACATCGGCGATCGTCAGTATCTCTGCTCTCAGTGCGGAAAGAcctttgtttatttgtctgacCTGAAGCGGCACCAGCAAGACCATGTGCCCAAAGCAAAGATCCCATGTCCTGTTTGCCAGAAGAAGTTCTCCAGCAAGTACTGCCTGAGGGTTCACCTGAGGATCCACACCAGAGAGAGGCCCTACCGGTGCTCCATCTGTGAGAAGACCTTCACTCAAGTCGGCAACCTGAAAGTTCACATCAGGCTACACACCAATGAGCGTCCTTTCAGCTGCGATGTTTGCGGGAAGACGTACAAGTTGGCGTCCCATCTGAATGTCCACAAAAGGACTCATACGTGCAAGAAGCCGTGGACGTGCGACACGTGCGGGAAGGGATTCTCCGTCCCCGGCCTTCTGAAGAAGCACGAGCAATTGCATACGAGGGAAGCTAACCCTGACTTCTCCGGCAAACGGAGATACAGGGGTAAGCACAAGAAGCACTCCCTCAAGAGGAAGTatgaggaagaagatgaaggcAGCGATGATTATTAA